A DNA window from Phoenix dactylifera cultivar Barhee BC4 chromosome 13, palm_55x_up_171113_PBpolish2nd_filt_p, whole genome shotgun sequence contains the following coding sequences:
- the LOC103723578 gene encoding coronatine-insensitive protein homolog 1a-like, producing MEQWRMNRVMSFGISDVALECVMGYIDDPRDREAVSLVCKKWYHIDAISRKHITIAICYSTSPGRLRRRFPRLESLKIKGKPRAAMFNLTPEDWGGYAGPWVGEIADTFNCLKALHFRRMIVKDADIGVLVKARGHMLQALKLDKCSGFSTDGLLLVARSCRCLRTLFLEESSVTENDGEWLHELAVNNSVLETLNFYMTELRISPQDLELLARNCRSLISLKISDCDVSDLVGFFRTATALEEFGGGSFNDQAGEINRYERVRFPPRLCCLGLLYMGMNEMHIIFPFAASLKKLDLQYTFLSTEDHCQLIQRCPNLEILEVRNVIGDRGLEVVAQTCKKLRRLRIERGDDEQGLEDEHGRVSQIGLSTLAQGCLELEYLAVYVSDITNAALESIGTFSKNLSDFRLVLLDREERITELPLDNGVRALLRGCTKIRRFGFYLRPGGLSDMGLGYIGQNSSNIRYMLLGNVGESDLGLLQFSRGCPNLQKLELRSCCFSERALALAVLQLPSLRYLWVHGYKASPTGSDLMDMARPFWNIEFIPPRQCIASHEFEDRRGGVESPAQILAYYSLSGRRTDYPESVIPLYPPA from the exons ATGGAGCAGTGGCGCATGAATCGGGTCATGAGCTTCGGGATATCGGACGTGGCGCTGGAGTGCGTGATGGGGTACATCGACGACCCCCGCGACCGGGAGGCCGTCTCCCTGGTGTGCAAGAAGTGGTACCACATCGACGCCATCAGCCGCAAGCACATCACCATCGCCATCTGCTACTCCACCAGCCCCGGCCGGCTCCGGCGGCGCTTCCCCCGCCTCGAGTCCCTCAAGATCAAGGGCAAGCCCCGGGCGGCCATGTTCAATCTCACACCCGAAGACTGGGGCGGCTACGCCGGCCCCTGGGTCGGCGAGATCGCCGACACTTTCAACTGCCTTAAGGCCCTCCACTTCCGCCGGATGATCGTGAAAGACGCCGATATCGGTGTCCTGGTCAAGGCCAGGGGCCACATGCTCCAGGCGCTCAAGCTCGATAAGTGCTCGGGGTTCTCCACCGATGGCCTCTTGCTTGTTGCCCGCTCTTGCAG ATGCCTTAGAACCTTATTTTTGGAAGAAAGCTCTGTTACTGAGAATGATGGTGAATGGCTTCATGAGCTTGCTGTCAATAATTCCGTGCTTGAGACTTTGAATTTCTATATGACGGAGCTTAGAATCTCGCCGCAAGACCTTGAGCTACTAGCCAGGAACTGCCGGTCATTGATTTCTCTGAAGATCAGTGACTGTGATGTCTCTGATCTAGTTGGTTTTTTCCGCACAGCAACAGCACTTGAAGAATTCGGTGGGGGCTCATTTAATGATCAAGCTGGAGAAATCAACAGGTACGAGAGGGTTCGCTTTCCTCCCAGGCTATGCTGCTTGGGACTCCTTTATATGGGGATGAATGAAATGCACATAATATTTCCATTTGCCGCTTCACTCAAGAAGCTAGACCTGCAGTATACTTTCCTCAGCACTGAAGACCATTGTCAGCTGATTCAGCGGTGTCCCAATCTCGAAATTCTTGAG GTGAGAAACGTGATTGGAGACCGAGGATTGGAAGTTGTTGCTCAGACATGCAAGAAACTACGCAGGCTCAGAATAGAGCGAGGGGATGATGAACAAGGCCTGGAGGATGAACATGGTAGAGTTTCACAGATAGGGCTGTCAACTCTAGCTCAGGGCTGCCTTGAACTGGAATACCTCGCGGTATATGTATCCGATATCACTAATGCAGCTCTGGAATCTATTGGCACTTTCAGTAAAAACCTCTCTGATTTTCGGCTTGTCCTGCTTGATAGAGAAGAAAGGATAACAGAGTTACCCCTTGACAATGGGGTTCGTGCTTTGTTGAGAGGTTGCACCAAGATTAGAAGGTTTGGTTTTTATCTGAGACCTGGAGGTCTTTCAGATATGGGTCTTGGTTACATTGGCCAGAACAGTAGTAATATCAGGTATATGCTCCTGGGTAATGTTGGGGAATCTGATCTTGGACTTCTGCAATTCTCAAGGGGTTGCCCAAACCTGCAGAAGCTGGAATTGAGGAGCTGTTGCTTTAGTGAGCGTGCCTTGGCCCTAGCAGTATTGCAGCTTCCTTCATTGAGATACTTATGGGTGCATGGATACAAGGCATCACCAACTGGCAGTGACCTTATGGACATGGCCCGCCCCTTCTGGAACATAGAATTCATCCCCCCTAGACAATGTATCGCTTCTCATGAATTTGAAGACAGGCGGGGTGGTGTAGAGAGTCCGGCTCAGATACTTGCATACTACTCCCTTTCTGGAAGGAGGACAGATTACCCAGAATCTGTGATTCCTTTGTATCCACCAGCATGA